A window of Blastocatellia bacterium genomic DNA:
GGTTGTAGGGTAAAAGTTAGGTGTTAATAAAAATGTATCCATTATAGATTTGATAAACAGGAAAAACTATTTTTCGCTCTCAATATTCCTCTTCTGTCAGAGAAGGAATATAGCAGTAGAAACGATGTAAAACTAACCATAGTAAAGAATGTAGCCATAAATTAAAAAAAAACATTGAAAATAAAAGAATGTAGAGCTAATAAGTTCTACTATAACAATTCTAAGTCTATTTAATAATTTCTACTTTTTTAATGATGGTTAAAAAGTAAAGCGAATACCTAATTGTATTTGTCGTGCAGAAAAAGAGTTACGAAAACGTTCTGGTAAAGCCTTAAACCTACCATTTTCTTGTGGTGGTAACAAGAAATTCCCATTACGATCAGGCGGAAAAATTCGGTCTACTTCGCTGATATTAGTACGGTTAAATAAATTAAAAACTTCTACAAAACCAAATACATTCATAGTTTCGTTAAAACTAACCTTTTTTGTTAAGCGCATATCGGTGCTAGCAAAACCTGGTAATTCTCCCCTACTACGACCAATGCTTACTCCTCCAACAAGAGGTCGGTCAGTAGCACCAAAAGCATCTCCACTTAAATTAAGATCCGTTCCTGCTAACAAATTAAAAGGATGTCCAGATTCCAAAGTAACAATAGTAGAAAGTTGATAATCGCTAAGAAATTTATTTTTGGAATAATTTAGATTCCAAAGGCCAGAAAACACAAATCTATGCCTAGAATCTTGTATAGACAAGCCTCTTTCCAAATCTAGGCGAAAAGAGTCAACTATTTCTTGTAAGTCTGGACGAAAATCTACTGTGTTATCAATTGCTTTTGAAAAAGTGTAGTGTGTTAAAAAGCTAAAATTGGTTGTTAATCGACGAGACAAAGAAATTGTTCCAGCATGATAGTAGCTATCAAAAATGGAAGAAAATTCTGAAATATCTCCAGCATTTGGAATAACACGACCTGTTTTTACACTAGCAACTGGATCACCTGGGACTGGACGCACTACAGGGTTAATATTACGAGGCCCATAAAGCTTTACACCTCGGATAAAATTATAGGAAAAAGAAAATAAAGTATCTGGTGTCAATAAATAACTAGCACTAAAATCTATGTGCTGGGCATAGCTATTACGTAAATTTTTTTGGTTAACTAATCTAGAGTCAAAGCTAGGATCAACTGGTAAATCGCTTGGAATTTGATCACCATCTGGGTAATTATGCGTAGGTCGGCTAAATGGCAAAATAGAAAAAGGAAATGGCACAGCAGGAAAAGAAAGCCTTCCTGTACTATTAAGCAAAACACCTATAGGGGTACCAGTTAAAGGAACCGCAAAAAAGAGTCCATAAGCTCCATGCACCCTTAAATTAGGCAATTTTGTTGGGCTATAAGAAAAACCTATTCTAGGACTAAAATTCCCATTATTGTTAGGTACAGAAGTAACTCTATGTAAATCATAGCGTAAGCCTACTTTAACCAATAAATTAGGCTTTAGACGAATATCATCTTGAACATAAGCGGCGAACAACTTTGTATTTAATCCACCTTTAGCAGAACCAAAACCTTGAATATAAGCTGTAGGCAAAGAAAGATCAGCTAAAGGTAAACCAGCAGGAAAGCCGGGAAAGAAAAGAGGAAACTGGCTTGAGGCTATGGTTAAAAAAGCTCGTTGCTGTGGGCTACGGGTATTAGGGTCAAAAGTTTCTAAGCCACTAAAGGCAGGTAGGCCGGGAATCCCTGTAGCAGCAGAAAAATCTATTGGTTGAAAGAAACCTAAGCCACCAG
This region includes:
- a CDS encoding TonB-dependent receptor; the encoded protein is PPYRQYQFGATIGGPIKQDKAFFFLSFERLSIKQNNIVTISNDTVRAAQNIGLPLSNGPSAFSQAASNFLIRTDFRPSPNNLFYVRYNFGGAYNGALEPFGGLVGQTNSGLQFLKDNSLAITNTRVNTKLNLTNEFRFLFGPRDQDVLPVNPGPQVRLVAPEGLVTFGRGTFLPQTRDMKTYQFVDNVALVRGKHQIKTGIDYTYITLFDLLPIFPGGLGFFQPIDFSAATGIPGLPAFSGLETFDPNTRSPQQRAFLTIASSQFPLFFPGFPAGLPLADLSLPTAYIQGFGSAKGGLNTKLFAAYVQDDIRLKPNLLVKVGLRYDLHRVTSVPNNNGNFSPRIGFSYSPTKLPNLRVHGAYGLFFAVPLTGTPIGVLLNSTGRLSFPAVPFPFSILPFSRPTHNYPDGDQIPSDLPVDPSFDSRLVNQKNLRNSYAQHIDFSASYLLTPDTLFSFSYNFIRGVKLYGPRNINPVVRPVPGDPVASVKTGRVIPNAGDISEFSSIFDSYYHAGTISLSRRLTTNFSFLTHYTFSKAIDNTVDFRPDLQEIVDSFRLDLERGLSIQDSRHRFVFSGLWNLNYSKNKFLSDYQLSTIVTLESGHPFNLLAGTDLNLSGDAFGATDRPLVGGVSIGRSRGELPGFASTDMRLTKKVSFNETMNVFGFVEVFNLFNRTNISEVDRIFPPDRNGNFLLPPQENGRFKALPERFRNSFSARQIQLGIRFTF